Proteins co-encoded in one Brassica oleracea var. oleracea cultivar TO1000 chromosome C4, BOL, whole genome shotgun sequence genomic window:
- the LOC106341227 gene encoding alpha carbonic anhydrase 2: protein MDKSSIQCFLFILLTIIVTFISCSNAQREVEDESEFSYEQNVENGPEKWGKLKPEWKMCGKGEMQSPIDLMNERVRIVSHLGRLTRNYKPCNVSLKNRGHDMMLRFEERPGSIKINGIEYQLLQLHWHSPSEHTINGRRFALELHMVHESINGSMAVVTVLYKIGRSDSFLTLLENKLLAMTDQNEAEFNIGMIDPKEIKIGSRKYYRYVGSLTTPPCTQNITWTVVKKVRTVARNQVRLLRVAVHDDSNTNARPVQPTNKRVVKLYRPRSY, encoded by the exons ATGGATAAATCATCAATCCAGTGCTTTTTATTCATACTTCTCACCATCATCGTCACTTTTATTTCATGTTCGAATGCTCAAAGAGAAGTTG AGGATGAAAGTGAATTTAGCTACGAGCAGAACGTAGAGAACGGGCCGGAGAAATGGGGGAAACTGAAACCGGAATGGAAAATGTGCGGAAAAGGAGAGATGCAATCTCCCATTGATCTTATGAACGAAAGAGTTAGAATTGTTTCTCATCTTGGAAGGCTTACTAGAAACTACAAACCTTGCAATGTCTCTCTCAAAAATAGAGGCCATGACATGATG CTGAGATTTGAAGAAAGGCCAGGAAGTATTAAGATCAATGGTATTGAATATCAACTCCTACAGCTTCATTGGCATTCTCCCTCTGAACATACGATCAATGGAAGAAG GTTTGCTCTGGAACTACATATGGTTCATGAAAGCATTAACGGAAGTATGGCTGTAGTCACAGTGCTTTACAAAATTGGAAGATCAGACTCGTTTCTCACCTTG TTGGAAAATAAATTGTTGGCGATGACAGATCAAAACGAGGCAGAGTTTAATATAGGAATGATTGATCCAAAGGAGATTAAGATAGGGAGCAGAAAATATTATAGATATGTTGGATCACTTACCACTCCTCCGTGTACCCAAAATATCACTTGGACCGTCGTCAAAAAG GTAAGGACCGTGGCGAGAAACCAAGTGAGACTACTCCGAGTGGCTGTTCATGAT GATTCAAATACAAACGCAAGGCCGGTTCAACCTACAAATAAGCGCGTGGTGAAATTATACAGACCAAGATCTTACTGA
- the LOC106339474 gene encoding mediator of RNA polymerase II transcription subunit 20a, with translation MPVKWVLYWQPNQGSTVSTQILNEAAQCAESINGVKEGRWKATLNYYKPMLRDQSNHPDLPRDFLGISLADQPSKYYFIIRSQRIVVEADATIQLIMEKLQSYKSKVSLYFDGFQYQLGDFRLRVGRVVPVHSESIRGIVMEVEYLPISSMEKARKVMEEFVEIWHEALSKRSLSGKFVNSELNFGEFGLADTYTPQHTGVQYAIVMAHMIATVQPVVRG, from the exons ATGCCTGTGAAATG GGTTTTGTATTGGCAACCAAACCAAGGATCGACAGTAAGCACCCAGATCCTCAACGAGGCCGCCCAGTGCGCGGAGAGCATCAACGGCGTCAAAGAAGGCAGGTGGAAAGCCACTCTCAACTACTACAAACCCATGCTGCGAGACCAGTCCAACCACCCCGACCTCCCCCGCGATTTCCTAGGGATCTCGCTCGCGGACCAGCCCAGCAAGTACTACTTCATCATCAGGTCCCAGAGGATCGTCGTGGAGGCCGACGCCACCATTCAGCTCATCATGGAGAAGCTCCAGTCCTACAAATCCAAAGTCTCCCTCTACTTCGACGGGTTTCAGTATCAGCTCGGTGATTTTCGGTTGAGGGTTGGGAGGGTCGTTCCTGTTCACTCCGAGAGTATCAGAGGCATTGTTATGGAG GTGGAGTATCTTCCTATTTCATCCATGGAGAAGGCCAGAAAAGTGATGGAGGAGTTTGTAGAGATATGGCATGAAGCTCTGTCTAAAAGGTCCTTGTCAGGGAAGTTTGTGAACTCAGAGCTCAACTTTGGGGAGTTTGGACTTGCGGATACCTACACTCCACAGCACACTGGTGTTCAGTACGCTATCGTCATGGCTCACATGATTGCAACGGTTCAACCTGTAGTGAGAGGCTAA
- the LOC106338233 gene encoding uncharacterized protein LOC106338233 — protein sequence MENVEKLQFLALDITGTNYISWVTNVELHLESLSLSQTIKENNTSTPQEKPKSKDITLPLARDEWQSLRFQDFDKVMNYNSVVLGIVVKLRYCGETTTESQMLEKTYTTFHKSHITLQQQYRLQGYTKFSELIVALLIAEKNNELLIKNHMTCPTGSKPFPEANAIDAKKPLKENKAFRGRGRGRQN from the exons ATGGAAAACGTGGAGAAGCTCCAATTTCTCGCTCTAGACATCACCGGTACCAACTACATTTCATGGGTTACAAATGTTGAACTTCATCTTGAATCTCTTAGTCTATCGCAGACCATTAAAGAGAATAATACTTCAACGCCTCAAGAAAAACCTAAATCG AAAGACATAACACTTCCACTTGCTCGGGACGAATGGCAGAGTCTGAGATTCCAAGATTTCGACAAAGTGATGAATTACAATTCAGTTGTGTTAGGAATTGTGGTCAAATTGAGATACTGTGGTGAAACGACCACCGAATCTCAAATGCTTGAGAAGACATACACCACATTCCACAAGAGCCACATCACCCTGCAACAACAGTACAGGTTGCAGGGATATACCAAATTTTCCGAATTGATTGTGGCGCTTCTCATAGCAGAAAAGAACAACGAGCTTCTGATCAAGAACCACATGACTTGTCCAACTGGTTCTAAACCGTTTCCTGAAGCAAACGCAATAGATGCGAAGAAACCACTCAAGGAAAATAAGGCGTTTCGGGGTCGCGGTCGTGGTCGTCAAAACTAA
- the LOC106339426 gene encoding zinc finger protein ZAT5-like, translating into MMGQDHEVGSDQTQIIKGKRTKRQRSSSSTFLVAAAATTITSTSSSAGGERTASDEYNSVVSSPVTTTDCTEEEEAMAICLIMLARGAAPSPPLPDLKNSTKTDKNLHLKTSSTENSSFYVYECKTCNRTFPSFQALGGHRASHKKPRASIDEKAKVPLTQLKSSASEEGQKSHFKVSGPALASKASNIIISKANKVHECSICGSEFTSGQALGGHMRRHRTVTNVVSSPVSTAEVSRNSTEEETENLSRSMEQRKYLPLDLNLPAPEDDLRESKFQGVVFSATTPALIDCHY; encoded by the coding sequence ATGATGGGTCAAGATCATGAGGTTGGTAGTGATCAGACTCAAATCATTAAGGGGAAGCGTACGAAGCGGCAGAGATCATCCTCTTCGACGTTTTTGGTGGCGGCGGCGGCGACCACAATCACCTCCACAAGTTCATCTGCCGGCGGAGAAAGAACAGCTTCCGATGAATACAACTCGGTAGTTTCGTCTCCGGTTACTACAACTGATTGTACAGAGGAAGAGGAAGCCATGGCGATTTGTCTCATCATGCTTGCACGTGGAGCTGCTCCATCGCCGCCGCTGCCGGATCTCAAGAATTCTACCAAAACTGACAAAAATCTTCATCTGAAGACTTCGTCCACGGAGAATTCTAGTTTCTACGTCTACGAGTGTAAAACATGTAACCGGACGTTCCCGTCGTTCCAAGCTCTGGGTGGACACAGGGCGAGCCACAAGAAGCCTAGAGCGTCGATAGACGAAAAAGCTAAAGTACCCCTTACGCAGCTCAAGTCTAGTGCATCAGAGGAAGGGCAAAAAAGTCATTTTAAAGTTTCCGGCCCAGCCCTAGCTTCAAAGGCAAGTAACATCATCATCAGCAAAGCAAACAAAGTACACGAGTGTTCGATCTGTGGTTCTGAGTTCACTTCGGGACAAGCACTCGGAGGCCACATGAGGCGGCACAGGACAGTTACCAACGTGGTTAGCAGCCCGGTCAGTACAGCAGAAGTGAGCAGAAACAGTACAGAAGAAGAGACTGAGAATTTGAGCCGTTCGATGGAACAGAGAAAATATCTACCGTTAGATCTTAATCTACCGGCACCAGAAGATGATCTAAGAGAATCGAAGTTTCAAGGGGTAGTGTTCTCAGCAACCACACCAGCGTTAATAGATTGCCATTACTAG